The Phycisphaeraceae bacterium genome includes a window with the following:
- a CDS encoding small basic protein: protein MSLDRSLRASGGLARHRNVLSRAERIAKLSAEGKFVPSENDPLGLPKLANRKLAAGKTTKKKKGTETEEEAK, encoded by the coding sequence ATGAGCCTCGACCGCAGCCTTCGCGCCAGTGGCGGCCTCGCCCGCCATCGCAACGTCCTTTCCCGCGCCGAGCGCATCGCCAAGCTCTCGGCTGAGGGCAAGTTTGTCCCCAGCGAGAACGATCCACTCGGTCTGCCCAAGCTGGCCAACCGAAAACTCGCCGCAGGCAAGACCACCAAGAAAAAGAAGGGCACCGAAACCGAAGAAGAGGCGAAGTAA
- a CDS encoding aminotransferase class I/II-fold pyridoxal phosphate-dependent enzyme — protein sequence MLDPESYLASRVHQIDASGIRRVFDLAAKLDNPINLSIGQPHFDVPDAAKHAAIQAIEQGFNRYTQTQGVANLIARINTDTAKQYPGTLGAADRAQLAEGFQTLITSGVSGGLMLMLLACCNPGDDVLIPDPYFVMYRHLVTLAGGNPVYVDTYPDFQLTPERVERAITPKSKLLLFSSPSNPTGVVLTEDNAKALASLAAKRGLLLASDEIYDQFCYDGPCPSVARHTDRVILLRGFSKTYAMTGWRLGYATGPRAIIEQMTKLQQYSFVCAPSMTQAAGVAALDVDMQPYVDEYRQRRDHVAQRLLEAGYNLTTPGGAFYAFPEVPQHLGITASQFAERTVKQGVLLIPGSVFSNRDTHFRISYACGPEQLEAGLDVLANLGKGA from the coding sequence ATGCTCGATCCCGAAAGCTATCTTGCGTCCCGGGTCCACCAGATCGACGCTTCTGGGATCCGCAGGGTCTTTGACCTCGCCGCGAAACTGGACAACCCGATCAACCTGTCGATCGGCCAGCCGCACTTCGATGTGCCCGACGCTGCCAAACACGCCGCCATCCAAGCGATCGAGCAGGGCTTTAATCGCTATACCCAGACCCAAGGCGTCGCCAACCTTATCGCGCGAATCAATACAGATACGGCCAAGCAGTATCCCGGCACGCTTGGCGCAGCGGATCGAGCCCAGCTCGCCGAGGGTTTCCAGACGCTGATCACCTCGGGCGTCTCGGGCGGGCTGATGCTTATGCTGCTCGCATGCTGCAATCCCGGCGACGATGTTCTGATCCCCGATCCTTACTTCGTGATGTATCGTCATCTGGTCACACTCGCGGGCGGCAACCCAGTTTATGTCGATACCTATCCCGATTTCCAACTCACCCCCGAACGCGTGGAGCGGGCGATCACGCCCAAGTCCAAGCTGCTGCTGTTCAGTTCCCCCTCGAATCCGACAGGCGTCGTTCTGACGGAAGACAACGCCAAGGCCCTCGCGTCGCTCGCCGCGAAGCGGGGTTTGCTGCTGGCCAGCGACGAGATCTACGATCAGTTCTGCTACGACGGACCCTGCCCGTCGGTCGCCCGCCACACGGATCGAGTCATCCTGCTGCGTGGTTTTTCCAAGACCTATGCGATGACCGGCTGGCGTCTGGGCTACGCGACCGGCCCTCGCGCGATCATCGAGCAGATGACCAAGCTCCAGCAGTACTCCTTCGTCTGTGCGCCCTCGATGACGCAGGCCGCCGGTGTCGCGGCGCTCGATGTCGATATGCAGCCCTATGTGGATGAGTATCGCCAACGGAGAGACCACGTTGCCCAGCGGCTGCTTGAAGCTGGCTACAACCTGACCACACCCGGGGGCGCGTTCTACGCCTTCCCGGAGGTCCCACAGCACCTCGGCATCACGGCGAGCCAGTTTGCCGAGAGGACGGTCAAACAGGGCGTGCTGCTGATACCCGGATCGGTGTTCTCGAATCGCGACACCCACTTCCGGATCAGCTACGCATGCGGGCCCGAGCAGCTTGAGGCCGGTCTGGATGTCCTGGCGAATCTGGGTAAAGGTGCCTGA
- a CDS encoding alkaline phosphatase D family protein: MLRHVLAVPALWTALLLSGCATSETTTTPPPTPSAAATQPKAQATKASEPAPVAVKKPAAAKQASYQQIASTPAASVVVEAVINGYKPLMAEKPLERIAFGSCLRQGRPQPIWDVINAMTPDLFIFAGDNVYADTEDMAVMRGVYSELAARPGFAKLKSSTPILATWDDHDYGVNDGGKEYPKKAESQREFLEFWGVPTDSPRYDREGVYHSVVVGPEGKRTQIILLDTRYHRDDLERLPEDQRKHGPYAERDDQSATMLGEAQWAWLAEELKKPAELRLIVSSIQVVANEHGWERWSALPWQRDKLFQTIEDSEAEGVIFLSGDRHHGEVSVCGGTGPYMSVDVTSSGLNSAGGRIITEENHHRASENAVGDNHFGLLDIDWSGEYPQVRIRLIDEQERAQFDDSLDTKKLTFTYGEGDTHGRHSETVKAEETAATP; the protein is encoded by the coding sequence ATGCTTCGACATGTTCTGGCCGTGCCTGCCTTGTGGACCGCCCTGCTGTTGTCGGGCTGTGCGACATCCGAAACTACAACGACGCCACCACCAACACCGAGCGCTGCGGCCACTCAGCCGAAGGCTCAGGCCACCAAGGCGTCCGAGCCTGCGCCGGTTGCTGTGAAAAAGCCAGCCGCTGCGAAGCAGGCCTCCTACCAGCAGATTGCAAGCACCCCTGCAGCATCGGTCGTAGTCGAGGCGGTCATCAATGGCTACAAGCCGCTGATGGCCGAGAAGCCGCTCGAGCGAATTGCGTTCGGCTCCTGCCTCCGTCAGGGCCGCCCGCAGCCGATCTGGGATGTCATCAATGCCATGACGCCAGACCTGTTTATCTTCGCAGGCGACAACGTCTATGCCGATACCGAAGACATGGCCGTCATGCGCGGCGTGTACTCTGAGCTGGCCGCACGGCCCGGCTTTGCGAAGCTCAAGTCATCGACCCCCATCCTCGCGACCTGGGACGATCACGACTACGGCGTCAACGACGGCGGCAAGGAGTACCCCAAGAAAGCCGAGTCGCAGCGTGAGTTCCTGGAGTTCTGGGGCGTTCCCACCGATTCACCGCGCTACGACCGCGAAGGTGTTTATCACAGCGTGGTCGTCGGCCCAGAGGGCAAACGCACGCAGATCATCCTGCTGGATACCCGGTATCACCGCGATGACCTTGAACGCCTGCCCGAGGATCAGCGCAAGCACGGCCCGTATGCGGAGCGTGACGATCAGTCAGCCACGATGCTCGGCGAAGCACAGTGGGCCTGGCTCGCAGAGGAACTCAAGAAGCCTGCCGAACTAAGGTTGATCGTTTCGAGCATCCAGGTCGTCGCCAATGAGCACGGCTGGGAGCGATGGTCCGCCCTGCCCTGGCAGCGAGACAAACTGTTCCAGACCATCGAAGACTCCGAGGCCGAAGGCGTGATCTTCCTCTCTGGCGATCGCCATCATGGCGAGGTGTCGGTTTGCGGGGGCACCGGCCCGTACATGTCGGTTGATGTCACCTCATCCGGTCTCAACAGCGCCGGAGGCCGCATCATCACCGAAGAGAACCACCACCGTGCCAGTGAGAACGCTGTGGGTGACAACCACTTCGGCCTGCTCGACATCGACTGGTCGGGAGAGTACCCGCAGGTGCGTATCCGGCTCATCGACGAGCAGGAGCGCGCCCAGTTCGACGACTCTCTGGACACCAAGAAACTGACCTTTACCTACGGCGAGGGTGACACCCACGGTCGGCATAGTGAAACGGTGAAAGCAGAAGAAACCGCCGCGACCCCGTAA
- the pheA gene encoding prephenate dehydratase produces MTENPSPVDPMSIDAQLAPLREKIDRLDRDLIELLNQRAEVVVEIGRIKRDTGGPIYAPDREQRVLERVRELNRDRVLPDSCVEAIWREMMSGSFALERPLRIGYLGPPGSFSHLAARRKFGASVEYDNLDDIPLIFESVDRGDLDYGLIPIENSTEGFVTTSLDCLITARSRVCAEVLLPIHHNLLANCDPPDIKVIYSHPQALAQCRHWLSAQFPQVPRVATSSTSKAAEQAASEPGAAAIGSALAAQTFGLAMQFQNIEDTSGNMTRFYIIAQQETNPTGDDKTATFFTTRHKAGALADVLDVFREHGINLTHIDKRPSKRKHWDYVFFVDLLGHTSEANVAKAISEAAEHCLELRVLGSFPRATQPL; encoded by the coding sequence ATGACTGAGAATCCGAGCCCAGTGGACCCCATGAGCATCGACGCCCAACTGGCCCCGCTGCGCGAGAAGATCGACCGGCTCGACCGCGATCTGATCGAGTTGCTCAACCAACGAGCCGAGGTCGTCGTCGAGATCGGCCGGATCAAACGCGACACCGGCGGGCCCATCTACGCACCCGACCGCGAGCAGCGGGTTCTCGAACGGGTCCGCGAACTCAACCGGGATCGCGTCCTGCCTGATTCCTGCGTCGAAGCGATCTGGCGCGAGATGATGTCAGGCAGTTTCGCGCTCGAGCGCCCCCTCCGCATCGGATACCTCGGCCCGCCGGGGTCATTTAGCCACCTCGCCGCGCGTCGTAAGTTCGGAGCCTCAGTCGAATATGACAATCTCGATGACATCCCGCTGATCTTTGAGTCGGTCGATCGAGGCGACCTCGACTACGGCCTGATCCCCATCGAGAACTCGACCGAGGGCTTCGTCACGACCTCGCTGGACTGCCTCATCACGGCCCGCTCCCGGGTGTGTGCCGAGGTGCTGCTTCCGATCCACCACAACCTGCTGGCCAACTGCGATCCACCAGACATCAAGGTCATCTATTCACACCCCCAGGCGTTGGCTCAGTGCCGACACTGGCTCAGTGCCCAGTTCCCGCAGGTGCCCCGGGTAGCGACATCGTCGACCTCCAAAGCCGCCGAGCAGGCAGCGAGCGAACCGGGTGCCGCCGCGATCGGCTCGGCCCTGGCCGCCCAGACGTTCGGGCTTGCTATGCAGTTTCAGAACATCGAAGACACCAGCGGGAACATGACGCGCTTCTACATCATCGCGCAGCAGGAGACAAACCCCACTGGCGATGACAAGACCGCGACTTTCTTTACCACCCGCCACAAGGCCGGTGCTCTGGCCGACGTTCTCGATGTCTTTCGCGAGCACGGGATCAATCTGACCCACATCGACAAACGCCCCAGCAAACGCAAGCACTGGGACTACGTCTTTTTCGTGGACCTGCTTGGGCACACAAGTGAGGCCAATGTCGCTAAGGCCATCTCGGAAGCCGCAGAGCACTGTCTCGAGCTCCGGGTGCTCGGGTCTTTCCCCCGCGCGACCCAACCCCTGTAG
- a CDS encoding glycosyltransferase family 1 protein has product MRLAIVTETYPPEVNGVAMTLQQLAEGMVERGHCVEIIRPRQNADDNNRTVDGIEHVTVQGVPLPRYDGLKLGLPSAGTMIRRWRANPPHVAHIATEGPLGLSALWATHRVKLPVTSAFHTNFHEYFDHYGLSPLRRFLVWYLKRFHNACCSTMVPAVPMRDALASRGFERLTLLGRGVDTDLFHPDHRSDDLRRSWDASPEDVVMVYVGRVAEEKNMPLAIEAFQAARQTVPNLKLVIVGDGPLREQLQQAHSDVIFAGTRRGEELAAHYASGDIFIFASTTETYGNVIPEAMASGLAVVTFDYAAGQALIQDNDNGRLAHFGDRDHFIQVTKELSSDINAIDRCRSQARTTTLALSWSAVHERFEQLLMDASKMRCPEAETSEKTREAGTHV; this is encoded by the coding sequence ATGCGGCTCGCAATCGTCACCGAGACCTACCCGCCGGAAGTCAACGGCGTGGCCATGACCCTTCAGCAACTGGCTGAGGGCATGGTAGAACGCGGCCACTGCGTGGAAATCATTCGCCCGCGCCAGAACGCAGACGACAACAACCGAACCGTTGATGGTATCGAGCACGTCACGGTTCAGGGCGTGCCGCTGCCTCGCTACGACGGCCTTAAACTCGGCCTGCCCTCAGCGGGCACGATGATCCGAAGGTGGCGAGCCAATCCTCCCCATGTTGCGCACATCGCGACCGAAGGTCCGCTGGGGTTGTCAGCCTTGTGGGCGACCCACCGCGTGAAGCTGCCGGTCACCTCAGCCTTCCACACCAACTTCCACGAATACTTCGACCACTACGGGCTGAGCCCGCTGCGTCGTTTTCTGGTCTGGTACCTCAAGCGATTCCACAACGCCTGCTGCTCGACGATGGTCCCCGCCGTCCCGATGCGTGATGCGTTGGCTTCTCGAGGCTTCGAGCGTCTCACCCTCCTGGGTCGTGGCGTCGATACCGACCTCTTTCATCCCGACCATCGCTCGGACGACCTCCGCAGATCGTGGGATGCCAGCCCTGAGGATGTCGTGATGGTCTACGTCGGCCGTGTCGCCGAAGAGAAGAACATGCCGCTGGCTATTGAGGCCTTTCAGGCGGCTCGACAGACCGTACCAAACCTCAAGCTCGTGATCGTGGGCGACGGCCCGCTTCGCGAGCAACTGCAGCAGGCTCACTCCGATGTCATTTTTGCCGGCACCCGTCGAGGCGAGGAGTTGGCCGCCCACTACGCCTCCGGCGACATCTTCATCTTCGCCAGCACGACCGAGACCTATGGCAACGTTATCCCCGAGGCTATGGCGTCCGGTCTCGCTGTCGTAACCTTCGACTACGCGGCGGGCCAGGCGCTGATTCAGGACAACGACAACGGCCGCCTCGCTCATTTTGGGGACCGCGACCACTTCATCCAGGTCACCAAAGAACTCAGCTCCGACATCAATGCCATTGACCGCTGCCGATCCCAGGCCCGAACGACCACGCTCGCGCTCTCATGGTCAGCCGTCCACGAGCGATTTGAGCAACTGCTGATGGATGCCTCAAAGATGCGCTGTCCCGAAGCCGAGACCAGTGAAAAGACACGGGAAGCTGGCACTCACGTCTAG
- a CDS encoding biotin--[acetyl-CoA-carboxylase] ligase → MSDSLSIKLLPLLLEPASDWSVEELSERTGLIDADVLSGFDQLRRDGCGIDIHGPERVRLVSSGLSCWADYLEASIEHQLRVEVYHQTSSTQDVLKRLLDGEQRGATVAMADEQTAGRGRRGRSWLAASGDGLLMSLAWPLEGSEPVERMPVIGCLAVAESVHLLPTHQAATIRWPNDVLLNDRKLAGVLIERVADASGQSWAVIGWGINVLGTPEVEGPQRLDGSITAPTSLADLGLRIDRLWLAHAVLERFVSLTKLDTGDLAERWRVRSSDLGRQATLKVNGQMLCGEVIDVDITSGLVLRDHSGVCHWVPSAQASRACDEVA, encoded by the coding sequence ATGAGTGATTCGCTCAGCATCAAGCTGTTGCCACTTTTGCTCGAACCTGCCAGCGATTGGTCGGTGGAAGAGTTGTCCGAGCGTACTGGGCTGATTGACGCGGACGTGCTAAGTGGTTTTGACCAGCTTCGTCGAGACGGTTGTGGCATCGACATCCATGGGCCTGAACGGGTGCGGCTGGTCAGCAGCGGGTTGTCGTGCTGGGCGGACTACCTTGAGGCCTCAATCGAGCATCAGTTACGCGTGGAGGTCTATCACCAGACGTCGAGCACGCAGGATGTTCTCAAGCGGCTTCTCGATGGCGAGCAGCGTGGAGCGACCGTGGCGATGGCCGACGAGCAGACCGCCGGTCGTGGCCGTCGAGGGCGGAGTTGGTTGGCAGCAAGCGGTGATGGCTTGTTGATGTCCTTGGCATGGCCGCTGGAAGGAAGTGAGCCAGTCGAACGGATGCCGGTGATCGGTTGTCTCGCGGTAGCGGAGTCTGTTCACCTCCTGCCGACGCATCAAGCCGCGACAATCCGGTGGCCCAATGATGTGTTGCTCAACGATCGCAAGCTGGCAGGCGTGTTGATCGAGCGTGTCGCCGACGCTTCGGGGCAGTCCTGGGCGGTGATTGGCTGGGGCATCAACGTGCTCGGGACGCCTGAGGTTGAAGGTCCGCAGCGCCTGGATGGCTCGATCACAGCGCCGACATCTCTGGCGGACCTGGGGCTGCGGATCGACCGGCTATGGCTGGCCCACGCGGTGCTGGAGCGATTCGTATCACTCACGAAACTCGATACGGGTGACCTGGCCGAACGCTGGCGGGTGCGCAGCAGTGATCTTGGGAGGCAGGCCACGCTGAAGGTCAACGGTCAGATGCTCTGCGGGGAGGTGATCGATGTGGACATCACCAGCGGACTGGTGCTGCGTGACCACAGCGGGGTGTGCCACTGGGTGCCCTCTGCGCAGGCGAGTCGCGCCTGTGACGAGGTGGCTTGA
- the nadC gene encoding carboxylating nicotinate-nucleotide diphosphorylase: MTPPPPTLRLRLHDYVGEEHLRALLQLALAEDLGPARRDVTSELVVDADERAAVRVVAREAGVISGLSAVSALLNVFDLDVRVVSEAEDGAVIAAGQSVLSLSGNLRALLAVERTLLNLLSRMSGIATETSRLTRLIQGTQAVLCDTRKTLPGWRGLDKYAVACGGGVSHRMGLYDAVLVKDNHLASIPDDELESRLKSWITFAKDGSSKLEFFEVEIDRLEQLSAMLAAGVDIVLLDNMPHEVMRQAVAERDRLAPGVLLEASGGITEKTLRAVAETGVDRISMGALTHSVRGLDLGLDRDE, translated from the coding sequence ATGACCCCTCCGCCCCCTACCCTCCGGCTGCGGCTGCACGACTATGTCGGCGAGGAACATCTACGGGCTCTGCTGCAACTGGCCCTCGCGGAGGACCTCGGCCCGGCGCGTCGGGATGTGACCTCGGAGTTGGTGGTGGACGCTGATGAGCGGGCTGCGGTTCGTGTGGTCGCGCGAGAAGCTGGTGTTATCAGCGGGTTGTCGGCGGTGTCCGCCTTGCTGAACGTGTTCGACCTGGATGTTCGAGTCGTCAGCGAGGCTGAGGATGGTGCGGTTATCGCTGCGGGGCAGAGCGTGCTCTCACTTTCGGGGAATCTTCGGGCGCTGCTGGCTGTCGAGCGCACGCTGTTGAATCTGCTGAGTCGGATGTCGGGGATCGCAACGGAAACCTCGCGTCTCACTCGTCTAATTCAGGGCACTCAAGCGGTCCTGTGCGATACCCGCAAGACGCTGCCAGGTTGGCGTGGATTGGATAAGTATGCGGTGGCTTGTGGGGGCGGGGTTTCACATCGGATGGGGCTGTATGACGCTGTGCTGGTTAAGGACAATCATCTGGCATCGATTCCGGATGATGAGCTAGAGAGTCGATTAAAGAGCTGGATCACCTTCGCAAAGGACGGCTCGTCGAAGCTCGAGTTTTTCGAGGTGGAGATCGATCGGCTTGAGCAACTCTCCGCAATGTTGGCTGCGGGCGTTGACATCGTCCTGCTGGATAACATGCCACACGAGGTCATGCGGCAAGCCGTGGCGGAGCGTGATCGCCTCGCGCCGGGTGTCCTGCTGGAGGCGTCGGGCGGGATCACTGAGAAGACCTTGCGGGCCGTGGCGGAGACCGGCGTGGATCGCATTTCGATGGGGGCACTCACGCATTCGGTACGTGGGCTCGACCTGGGGCTGGATCGCGATGAGTGA